Proteins from one Muntiacus reevesi chromosome X, mMunRee1.1, whole genome shotgun sequence genomic window:
- the ATP6AP2 gene encoding renin receptor, whose product MAVLVVLLSSLVAGILGNEFSILRSPGSVVFRNGNWPIPGERIPDVAALSMGFSVKEDLSWPGLAVGNLFHRPRATVMVMVKGVDKLALPPGSVISYPLENAVPFSLDSVANSIHSLFSEETPVVLQLAPSEERVYMVGKANSVFEDLSVTLRQLRNRLFQENSVLTSLPLNSLSRNNEVDLLFLSELQVLRDISSLLSRHKHLAKDHSPDLYSLELAGLDEIGKHYGEDSEQFRDASKILIDALQKFADDMYNLYGGNAVVELVTVRSFDTSLVRKTRNILEAKQVKDPSTPYNLAYKYNFEYSVVFNLVLWIMIGLALTLIVTCYNIWNMDPGYDSIIYRMTNQKIRMD is encoded by the exons ATGGCTGTGCTTGTCGTGCTCCTGTCGTCCTTGGTGGCGG gTATCTTAGGGAATGAATTCAGTATATTAAGATCACCAGGATCTGTTGTTTTCCGGAATGGAAATTGGCCTATTCCAGGAGAGCGAATCCCAGACGTGGCTGCGTTGTCAATGGGCTTCTCTGTGAAAgag GACCTTTCTTGGCCAGGCCTTGCAGTAGGTAACCTATTCCACCGTCCTCGAGCTACTGTTATGGTGATGGTAAAAGGAGTGGACAAGCTTGCTCTACCCCCAGGCAGTGTCATTTCGTACCCTTTGGAGAAT GCAGTTCCTTTTAGTCTTGACAGCGTGGCAAATTCCATTCACTCCTTATTTTCTGAAGAAACTCCTGTGGTTTTGCAGTTGGCTCCCAGTGAGGAA AGAGTGTACATGGTGGGGAAGGCAAACTCAGTTTTTGAAGATCTCTCAGTAACGCTCAGACAGCTCCGCAATCGACTGTTTCAAGAAAACTCTGTTCTTACTTCACTTCCCCTCAATTCTCTGAGTAGGAACAATGAA GTtgatctcctttttctttctgaactgCAAGTGCTACGTGATATTTCAAGTTTG TTGTCTCGACATAAGCATCTAGCCAAGGATCATTCTCCTGATTTATACTCACTGGAGCTAGCAGGCCTGGATGAAATTGGGAAACATTATGGGGAAGACTCTGAACAATTTAGAGATGCCTCTAAGATCCTTATTGACGCCCTGCAAAAG tttgcagatgacatgtacAATCTCTATGGTGGGAATGCAGTGGTAGAGTTAGTGACTGTCAGATCATTTGACACATCCCTTGTGAGGAAGACAAGGAATATCCTTGAGGCAAAACAAGTG aAGGACCCCTCAACTCCCTATAACCttgcatataaatataattttgaatattCAGTGGTTTTCAACCTGGTACTTTGGATAATGATCGGCTTGGCCTTGACTCTGATTGTCACCTGTTACAATATTTGGAACATGGATCCTGGATATGATAGCATTATCTATAGGATGACAAACCAGAAGATTCGAATGGATTGA